Proteins encoded by one window of Serratia nevei:
- the anmK gene encoding anhydro-N-acetylmuramic acid kinase: MKSGRYIGVMSGTSLDGIDVVLAAIDDRMVAQQASYSHPMPMALKKEILGMCQGQQTTLAAVGRLDAQLGTLFGEAVLGLLKQTGIDAEQITAIGCHGQTVWHEPEGDARFSMQLGDNNRIAALTNITTVGDFRRRDMAYGGQGAPLVPAFHQALLGHPVERRMVLNVGGIANLSLLLPGTPVRGFDTGPGNMLMDAWVWRHRAQPYDQDGGWAMQGRVCLPLLQQMLADPYFALPAPKSTGREYFNIAWLERQLAGLPAMAPVDVQATLTELTAVSISEQVLLAGGCERLLVCGGGARNTLLMARLSALLPGTEVGLTDDFGVSGDDMEALAFAWLAFRTLSGQAGNLPSVTGASRETVLGGIYPVLPLGAR; the protein is encoded by the coding sequence ATGAAGTCAGGCCGCTATATAGGCGTCATGTCCGGCACCAGTCTGGACGGAATCGATGTGGTATTGGCCGCGATCGACGATCGCATGGTGGCGCAGCAGGCCAGCTATAGCCACCCGATGCCGATGGCGCTGAAAAAAGAGATTCTGGGCATGTGCCAGGGGCAGCAGACCACGTTGGCGGCCGTCGGCCGGCTGGACGCTCAACTGGGCACGCTGTTCGGCGAGGCGGTGCTCGGCTTGCTGAAGCAAACCGGCATCGACGCTGAGCAGATCACCGCCATCGGTTGCCACGGCCAGACGGTGTGGCACGAACCGGAAGGCGACGCGCGTTTCTCGATGCAGCTCGGCGATAACAACCGCATCGCCGCGCTGACCAATATCACCACCGTCGGCGATTTCCGCCGGCGCGACATGGCCTACGGCGGGCAGGGCGCGCCGCTGGTGCCAGCGTTTCATCAGGCGCTGCTGGGGCATCCCGTCGAGAGGCGCATGGTGCTGAACGTCGGCGGCATCGCCAACCTTTCTCTGCTGTTGCCCGGTACGCCGGTGCGCGGTTTCGATACCGGGCCGGGCAACATGCTGATGGACGCCTGGGTGTGGCGCCACCGTGCGCAGCCTTACGATCAGGACGGCGGCTGGGCCATGCAGGGGCGGGTTTGTTTACCGCTGTTGCAGCAGATGCTGGCGGATCCTTACTTTGCGCTGCCGGCGCCGAAAAGCACCGGCCGCGAGTATTTCAATATCGCCTGGCTGGAGCGGCAGCTGGCCGGATTGCCGGCGATGGCGCCGGTCGACGTGCAGGCCACGCTCACGGAACTGACCGCCGTCAGCATCAGCGAACAGGTGTTGCTGGCCGGCGGGTGCGAGCGCCTGCTGGTGTGCGGCGGCGGGGCGCGCAACACGCTGCTGATGGCGCGCCTGTCTGCGCTGCTGCCGGGGACGGAGGTCGGGCTGACCGACGATTTCGGCGTCAGCGGCGACGACATGGAGGCGCTGGCCTTCGCCTGGCTGGCGTTTCGCACGCTGTCCGGCCAGGCCGGCAACCTGCCTTCGGTGACCGGCGCCAGCCGTGAAACGGTGTTGGGTGGGATTTATCCGGTTTTGCCATTGGGGGCCCGTTAG
- a CDS encoding HlyD family secretion protein produces MQHKTLKYFSTVIVCAIAVCAGWWLWNYYMQSPWTRDGKVRAELVNITPEVSGRLEKISANDNQFVPAGSLIFTLDPVPYQIALDNAEAAVAKAQSDLAKADHEAARRRGLPRNVISAEDLDASNLAAQAMKAAYKAALANLEQAKWNLSKTKIYAPTDGYITNLQARVGNYANAGTPLVALVDVHSFYVLGYFEETKLKHIKEGNKADIVLYNGNTPLQGEVESIGRAIYDQSVDSSNDLLMDVKPNVPWVRLAQRVPVRIKLLNVPADLTLVAGTTCTISIHQRN; encoded by the coding sequence ATGCAGCATAAAACATTAAAATACTTTTCTACGGTGATCGTCTGCGCCATTGCCGTCTGCGCCGGTTGGTGGCTCTGGAATTATTATATGCAATCCCCATGGACCCGTGATGGAAAAGTGCGCGCCGAACTCGTCAATATCACCCCTGAAGTCTCTGGAAGATTAGAGAAAATAAGCGCGAATGACAATCAGTTCGTACCTGCGGGAAGTCTGATTTTTACCCTCGACCCGGTGCCCTACCAGATCGCGCTGGACAATGCTGAGGCCGCGGTGGCAAAAGCGCAATCCGATCTGGCCAAGGCAGACCACGAGGCCGCCCGCCGCCGCGGTTTGCCGCGTAACGTTATTTCCGCTGAAGATTTGGACGCGTCCAATTTAGCCGCTCAGGCAATGAAGGCCGCCTATAAAGCAGCCCTGGCCAACCTGGAACAGGCCAAATGGAATTTGAGCAAAACCAAAATTTACGCGCCAACCGACGGCTATATCACCAATCTGCAGGCACGGGTCGGGAACTACGCCAACGCCGGCACGCCGCTGGTGGCGTTGGTGGATGTACATTCGTTTTATGTACTCGGTTATTTCGAAGAAACCAAGCTGAAGCATATAAAAGAAGGCAATAAAGCGGACATCGTTTTATATAACGGCAACACGCCGCTGCAGGGGGAAGTAGAGAGCATCGGCCGCGCCATTTACGATCAGAGCGTCGACAGCAGCAACGATCTATTAATGGACGTTAAGCCTAATGTTCCCTGGGTGCGTTTGGCTCAGCGCGTGCCGGTACGGATAAAATTGCTCAACGTGCCCGCCGATTTGACGCTGGTCGCCGGCACCACCTGCACCATTTCGATTCATCAGCGGAACTAA
- a CDS encoding glycine zipper 2TM domain-containing protein: protein MIKRLLVVAVAAVTLAGCANESMSGDVYSSSQAKQVQNVTYGTLVSVRPVKIQGGEGSNALGMIGGAVIGGLLGNTVGGGTGRTLATAAGAIAGGAAGNSIGEVAGRTSGYELEIKTDQKENIVVVQKAGDTKFSPGQRVRMARMGDTITVSPL, encoded by the coding sequence ATGATCAAGCGTCTTCTCGTCGTTGCCGTCGCCGCCGTTACGCTGGCCGGCTGTGCCAATGAATCCATGTCCGGCGATGTCTACTCGTCCTCGCAGGCCAAGCAGGTGCAGAACGTCACCTACGGGACGCTGGTTTCCGTGCGTCCGGTTAAAATCCAGGGCGGCGAAGGCTCCAACGCCTTGGGGATGATCGGCGGCGCAGTGATTGGCGGCCTGTTGGGTAACACCGTAGGCGGCGGCACCGGCCGTACGCTGGCTACCGCGGCGGGCGCCATCGCCGGCGGCGCGGCGGGCAACAGCATCGGTGAAGTGGCCGGCCGTACCTCAGGCTACGAGCTGGAAATCAAAACCGACCAGAAAGAGAACATCGTGGTGGTACAGAAAGCGGGCGACACCAAGTTCAGCCCAGGCCAGCGCGTGCGCATGGCGCGCATGGGCGACACCATCACCGTCTCTCCGCTGTAA
- the slyA gene encoding transcriptional regulator SlyA: MESTLGSDLARLVRVWRALIDHRLKPLELTQTHWVTLHNINRLPPEQSQIQLAKAIGIEQPSLVRTLDQLEEKGLITRHTCANDRRAKRIKLTDAADPIIREVDSVITSTRSEILSGITADEVHLLVGLIGKLEQNITELQNK; encoded by the coding sequence GTGGAGTCAACATTAGGTTCAGATTTAGCACGATTAGTTCGTGTTTGGCGCGCGCTCATCGATCATCGGCTCAAGCCGTTGGAGCTGACCCAAACGCACTGGGTCACTTTGCACAATATCAATCGCTTGCCGCCGGAGCAGTCGCAAATCCAGCTGGCCAAGGCGATCGGTATCGAGCAACCATCACTGGTTCGCACGTTGGACCAACTGGAGGAGAAGGGGCTGATCACGCGCCATACCTGTGCCAACGATCGCCGCGCGAAGCGCATCAAGCTGACCGACGCGGCCGATCCGATCATCAGGGAAGTGGACAGTGTGATCACGTCGACACGCAGTGAGATTTTAAGCGGCATTACCGCCGACGAAGTGCATCTGTTGGTAGGGCTGATTGGCAAGTTAGAACAAAATATCACCGAACTGCAGAACAAATAA
- the tyrS gene encoding tyrosine--tRNA ligase, producing the protein MASSNLIKQLQERGLVAQVTDEEALAERLAQGPIALYCGFDPTADSLHLGHLVPLLCLKRFQLAGHKPVALVGGATGLIGDPSFKAAERKLNTTDTVNEWVEKIRKQVSPFLDFDCGSNSAIAANNYDWFGGMNVLTFLRDIGKHFSVNQMINKEAVKQRLNRDDSGISFTEFSYNLLQGFDFSELYNRHQVELQIGGSDQWGNITSGIDLTRRQHQKQVFGLTVPLITKADGTKFGKTEGGAVWLAPEKTSPYKFYQFWINTADADVYRFLKFFTFMSLEDINALEEEDKNSGKAPRAQYVLAEEVTGMVHGAEGLAAAKRITQSLFSGALHDMTEADFAQLAQDGMPTIKLDGDADLQQALVNAELVPSRGQARTMIGSNAVTINGEKQSDAEYRFSDSDRLFGRYTLLRRGKKHYCLVDWQ; encoded by the coding sequence ATGGCAAGCAGCAACTTGATTAAACAACTGCAAGAGCGGGGCCTCGTTGCCCAGGTTACGGATGAGGAAGCGTTAGCGGAGCGACTGGCGCAAGGGCCAATTGCACTGTATTGCGGTTTCGATCCGACCGCTGACAGCTTGCATTTGGGCCATCTGGTTCCTCTGTTGTGCCTGAAGCGCTTCCAGCTGGCCGGCCACAAGCCGGTCGCACTGGTGGGCGGCGCCACCGGCCTCATCGGCGATCCGAGCTTCAAAGCGGCGGAGCGCAAGCTGAACACCACCGATACGGTGAACGAGTGGGTCGAGAAGATCCGCAAGCAGGTTTCTCCGTTCCTCGATTTCGACTGCGGCAGCAACAGCGCCATCGCGGCCAACAACTACGACTGGTTCGGCGGCATGAACGTGCTGACCTTCCTGCGTGACATCGGCAAGCACTTCTCCGTCAACCAGATGATCAATAAGGAAGCGGTTAAGCAGCGCCTGAATCGCGACGACTCCGGCATCTCCTTCACCGAGTTTTCCTATAACCTGCTGCAGGGCTTCGATTTCTCCGAGCTGTACAACCGCCACCAGGTGGAGCTGCAGATCGGCGGTTCCGATCAGTGGGGCAACATCACCTCGGGTATCGATCTGACGCGTCGCCAGCACCAGAAGCAGGTGTTCGGTCTGACCGTGCCGTTGATCACCAAAGCAGACGGCACCAAGTTCGGCAAAACCGAAGGCGGCGCGGTCTGGCTGGCGCCGGAAAAAACCAGCCCGTACAAGTTCTACCAGTTCTGGATCAACACCGCCGATGCCGACGTTTACCGCTTCCTGAAGTTCTTCACCTTCATGAGCCTGGAAGACATCAACGCGCTGGAAGAAGAAGACAAGAACAGCGGCAAGGCGCCACGAGCCCAGTACGTGCTGGCGGAAGAAGTGACCGGCATGGTGCACGGTGCGGAAGGCCTGGCGGCCGCGAAGCGCATCACCCAGAGCCTGTTCTCCGGCGCGCTGCACGACATGACCGAAGCGGACTTCGCCCAGCTGGCGCAGGACGGCATGCCGACCATCAAACTGGATGGCGACGCCGATCTGCAGCAGGCGTTGGTGAATGCCGAACTGGTGCCGTCACGCGGCCAGGCGCGCACCATGATCGGTTCCAACGCGGTGACCATCAACGGCGAGAAGCAGTCCGATGCCGAATACCGCTTCAGCGATTCAGACCGTCTGTTCGGCCGCTACACGCTGCTGCGCCGCGGCAAGAAACACTACTGCCTGGTGGATTGGCAATAA
- a CDS encoding FUSC family protein produces MNLPFLEWSRTPWGKATGGQWRYALRNSLAMCLALWVAFVLELDEPSWALTSAAVVSFPTVGGVISKSIGRIFGSLMGAAASVAIAGHCLNDPWLFTLFIAAWIGLCTYISNHYQNNVSYAFALAGYTAAIIAFGTVNVTDTQQIFDIAQARVCEVITGILCGGLMMMILPSTSDGEALLTSLRRMQLRLLEHAAMLWQPEITAQMRTSHEGVIGQILTMNLLRIQAFWSHYRLRRQNNLLNYLLHQQLRITSVISSLRRMLLNWPDRPANLMPVLTQLLDELRDPATDKYRLARLLQQIAPQEPTDYRHRAFWLRLRHFCWLYLRCNRWLQRLESATAVSDLQPPRVTSLARHTDSYEAAYNGLRTFLCIVIGCAYWINTQWDAGSAALTLTAISCVLYSSTPSPINSVSTLLKAVLLLSVVCFVVKFGLMIQIDDFWVFCAFLFPILVTMQMLKLQNPPYAALWGQLIVFMGSFLTVSNPPSYDYQSFINDNIAKVVGVLLAGLAFQILRPSSDKRKSRRIIRALRRDFIDQLSKRPQQSESQFESLIYHRISQLNQSQDQEARTWLLRWGVVLLNCSHIVWQLRDWQTRSDPLSAVRDVCIHCLRGIMTEKGVQHSSLDATLQELLRMSNALAHHPEQAARDLAGLIWRLYCSLQQLQQAMGQPATAPAVSGG; encoded by the coding sequence GTGAACCTGCCTTTTTTGGAGTGGAGCCGCACCCCCTGGGGTAAGGCGACCGGCGGCCAATGGCGCTATGCGCTGCGCAATTCACTGGCGATGTGTCTCGCGCTGTGGGTGGCGTTCGTGCTCGAGCTCGACGAGCCCTCTTGGGCGCTCACCTCCGCCGCAGTGGTGAGTTTCCCCACCGTCGGCGGCGTGATCAGCAAAAGCATCGGCCGCATCTTCGGCAGCCTGATGGGTGCCGCCGCGTCGGTGGCGATCGCCGGCCACTGTCTGAACGATCCCTGGCTGTTTACGCTGTTCATCGCCGCGTGGATCGGGCTGTGCACCTATATCTCCAACCATTACCAAAACAACGTCTCTTACGCGTTCGCGCTGGCGGGCTATACCGCCGCCATCATCGCCTTCGGCACGGTCAACGTCACCGATACCCAGCAGATTTTCGATATCGCGCAGGCGCGGGTTTGCGAAGTGATCACCGGCATTCTGTGCGGCGGATTGATGATGATGATCCTGCCCAGTACCTCCGACGGCGAAGCGCTGCTGACCTCGCTGCGGCGCATGCAGCTACGCCTGTTGGAGCACGCCGCCATGCTGTGGCAGCCGGAGATCACCGCCCAGATGCGCACCTCGCACGAAGGGGTCATCGGCCAGATCCTGACCATGAACCTGCTGCGTATTCAGGCGTTCTGGAGCCACTACCGGCTGCGGCGGCAAAATAACCTGCTCAACTATCTGCTGCACCAGCAGTTGCGCATTACCAGCGTTATCTCCAGCCTGCGCCGCATGCTGCTGAACTGGCCGGATCGCCCCGCCAATCTGATGCCGGTGCTGACGCAATTGCTGGACGAGCTGCGCGATCCCGCCACCGACAAATACCGTTTGGCGCGCCTGCTTCAGCAGATCGCGCCGCAAGAGCCTACGGACTACCGCCACCGCGCCTTCTGGCTGCGCCTGCGCCATTTCTGCTGGCTTTACCTGCGCTGCAACCGCTGGCTGCAGCGGCTGGAGAGCGCCACGGCGGTCAGCGATCTCCAGCCGCCGCGCGTCACCTCGCTGGCGCGCCATACCGACAGCTACGAAGCCGCCTACAACGGCCTGCGCACCTTTTTGTGCATCGTGATCGGCTGCGCCTATTGGATCAACACGCAGTGGGACGCCGGCAGCGCGGCGCTGACGCTCACCGCCATCAGCTGCGTGCTCTACTCCTCGACGCCTTCACCGATCAACAGCGTCAGCACCTTGCTCAAGGCGGTGCTGCTGCTCTCGGTCGTCTGCTTCGTAGTAAAATTCGGTTTGATGATCCAGATTGACGACTTCTGGGTGTTCTGCGCCTTCCTGTTTCCGATCCTGGTGACCATGCAGATGCTCAAGCTGCAGAATCCGCCTTATGCCGCGCTTTGGGGGCAGCTGATCGTCTTTATGGGGTCGTTCCTGACCGTCAGCAACCCGCCGAGCTATGACTACCAGTCCTTCATCAATGACAACATCGCTAAAGTCGTCGGCGTACTGCTGGCCGGGCTGGCGTTTCAGATCCTGCGCCCCAGCTCGGACAAACGCAAAAGCCGCCGCATTATCCGCGCGCTGCGGCGCGATTTTATCGATCAGTTGAGCAAAAGGCCGCAGCAGAGCGAAAGCCAGTTCGAATCGCTGATCTACCATCGCATCAGCCAGCTCAATCAAAGTCAGGATCAGGAAGCGCGCACCTGGCTGCTGCGCTGGGGCGTGGTGCTGCTCAACTGCAGCCATATCGTCTGGCAGCTGCGCGACTGGCAAACCCGTTCCGATCCGCTGTCGGCGGTGCGCGATGTCTGCATCCACTGCCTGCGCGGTATCATGACGGAGAAAGGCGTGCAGCACAGTTCGCTGGACGCCACGCTGCAGGAGCTGCTGCGCATGAGCAACGCGCTGGCGCACCACCCGGAACAGGCGGCGCGCGATTTGGCCGGTCTGATTTGGCGACTCTACTGCTCGCTGCAGCAGTTGCAGCAGGCGATGGGCCAGCCCGCCACCGCGCCGGCCGTTAGCGGCGGGTGA
- a CDS encoding MliC family protein: MKKVIFVAGALALSGCSYILPQSSQTMHYQCGTTPLTVALDGKASEVSLLMDGEQLHLKQVLALTGAKYSDGKYTFWSKDRNAYLERNGKVVMSDCVLTE, translated from the coding sequence ATGAAAAAAGTCATTTTCGTCGCCGGCGCGCTGGCGCTGTCCGGCTGCAGCTACATCCTGCCGCAAAGCAGCCAGACGATGCACTACCAGTGCGGCACTACGCCGCTGACGGTGGCGCTCGACGGCAAGGCGAGCGAAGTCAGCCTGCTGATGGATGGCGAACAGCTGCATCTCAAGCAGGTGCTGGCGCTGACCGGTGCCAAATACAGCGACGGCAAATACACTTTTTGGTCGAAAGACCGTAACGCCTATCTTGAGCGCAACGGCAAGGTAGTCATGAGCGACTGCGTGTTGACGGAGTGA
- a CDS encoding DUF1656 domain-containing protein has translation MNTSWLHTSSPLPDLVLGASLYFPPIFKAFLLGLVLWLLIHQLLRDWMYSGEIWHPMLMDLSIFVLTVSGSLWILASW, from the coding sequence GTGAATACATCATGGTTACACACCTCATCCCCCTTACCCGATTTGGTCCTGGGGGCATCGCTTTATTTTCCACCTATATTTAAAGCTTTTTTACTAGGACTGGTCTTATGGCTGCTGATTCATCAGCTGCTGAGAGACTGGATGTATTCCGGTGAAATCTGGCATCCCATGTTGATGGACCTGTCCATTTTCGTTCTGACCGTCAGCGGTTCCTTATGGATTTTAGCGAGTTGGTAA
- the sodC gene encoding superoxide dismutase family protein: protein MKRYWYAALGLMACGAAQAATTDVEMHLVTGQGIGQDIGKVVISETPYGLLFTPSLKALPAGVHGFHVHEKGSCEPGMKDGKAVAALAAGGHFDPQKTGKHLGPYADGHLGDLPAIYVTADGMANYPVLAPRLKKISEIEGKALMVHAGGDNHSDHPLPLGGGGERFACGVIK from the coding sequence ATGAAACGTTATTGGTATGCAGCACTTGGCCTGATGGCGTGTGGCGCGGCTCAGGCGGCGACAACCGACGTCGAGATGCACCTGGTGACCGGGCAGGGGATCGGTCAGGATATCGGCAAGGTGGTCATCAGCGAAACGCCGTATGGCTTGCTGTTCACGCCGAGCCTGAAAGCGTTGCCGGCCGGGGTTCATGGCTTCCACGTGCATGAAAAAGGCAGCTGCGAGCCGGGGATGAAGGACGGCAAAGCGGTGGCGGCGCTGGCGGCCGGCGGGCATTTTGATCCGCAAAAGACCGGGAAGCACCTCGGGCCGTATGCCGACGGGCATCTGGGTGATTTGCCTGCCATCTATGTGACCGCCGACGGCATGGCGAACTATCCGGTGTTGGCGCCGCGGCTGAAAAAAATCAGTGAAATTGAGGGCAAGGCGCTGATGGTGCACGCCGGCGGCGATAACCACTCGGATCACCCATTGCCGCTCGGCGGCGGCGGTGAGCGTTTCGCCTGCGGGGTGATCAAGTGA
- the pdxH gene encoding pyridoxamine 5'-phosphate oxidase, whose product MIEKNEFDVADLRREYTRGGLRRNDLTANPLELFERWLKQACDARLADPTAMCVATVDEHGQPYQRIVLLKHFDEQGLVFYTNLGSRKAQQLAQNPHISLLFPWHMLDRQVIFLGQVERLSTLDVLKYFNSRPKDSQIGAWVSQQSSRISARGVLESKFLELKQKFQQGEVPLPSFWGGFRVKFDSVEFWQGGAHRLHDRFLYQRDGNDWKIDRLAP is encoded by the coding sequence ATGATTGAAAAGAATGAGTTTGATGTTGCGGACCTGCGCCGTGAATACACCCGAGGCGGCCTGCGCCGCAACGATCTGACCGCCAATCCGCTCGAACTGTTCGAGCGTTGGCTGAAACAGGCCTGCGACGCCCGCCTGGCCGATCCTACCGCCATGTGCGTCGCGACCGTCGACGAACACGGCCAGCCTTATCAACGCATCGTGCTGCTCAAGCATTTCGATGAGCAGGGGCTGGTGTTCTACACCAACCTCGGCAGCCGCAAGGCGCAGCAGCTGGCGCAAAACCCGCATATCAGCCTGCTGTTCCCCTGGCACATGCTCGATCGCCAGGTGATTTTTCTCGGCCAGGTGGAGCGTCTGTCGACCCTCGACGTGCTGAAGTATTTCAACAGTCGCCCGAAAGACAGCCAGATCGGCGCCTGGGTATCGCAGCAATCTTCGCGCATTTCCGCGCGCGGCGTGCTGGAAAGCAAATTCCTCGAGCTGAAGCAGAAGTTCCAGCAGGGCGAGGTGCCGTTGCCGAGTTTCTGGGGCGGATTCCGCGTGAAATTCGACTCCGTCGAGTTCTGGCAGGGCGGCGCCCATCGCCTGCATGACCGTTTCCTGTATCAGCGGGACGGGAATGACTGGAAAATTGACCGACTGGCACCCTGA